One Nicotiana tomentosiformis chromosome 4, ASM39032v3, whole genome shotgun sequence genomic window carries:
- the LOC138909743 gene encoding uncharacterized protein, with protein sequence MIHKEIEVYVDDVIIKSKRSTDHIADLRKFFNRLRRYNLKLNPTKCAFGVPAGKLLGFIICRRGIELDLSKVKEIQDLPPPKNKKDVTSFLGRLNYISRSIEQSTVICELIFKMLRKDAATSWTEECQKAFDKIKEYLSKPPILDPPEPGRPLLLYLSILDGAFGCVLGKHDETGRKEQTIYYLSKKFTPYEAWYSLLERTCCALTWIAQKFALLLCIHYISHIEDGSTEIYLSEAHAYGAANFKGVGIRAVLVSETDHHYPVSTKLRFPCTNNMAEYEACILGLRLAIDMNVQELLVIGDSDLLVHQIKHKNSTAYRLQMNGAVEAANKNIKKILRKMVDNYKQWHKKLLFALLGYRTAIRTSTGETPYLLVYGTKSVIPAEVEVPSLRIIQETEFSDEEWVQSRYEQLDLIDGKRMNAVCHGQLYHNRMARAFNKRVRPRQFTPR encoded by the exons atgatacacaaagagatagaagtgtacgtggatgacgttatcatcaaatccaaaaggagtACGGATCACATAGCGGATCTGAGAAAATTCTTCAATCGGCTTCGAAGGTATAATCTGAAACTGAATCCTACAAAGTGTGCTTTCGGAGTCCCTGCCGGAAAATTGTTAGGATTCATCATCTGTCGCAGAGGAATTGAGTTAGACCTATCAAAAGTCAAAGAAATCCAAGacttgccacctccaaagaataagaaagatgtgacgAGCTTTTTAGggcgtcttaattacatcagtcGCTCCATAGAACAATCAACAGTAATATGTGAGCtgatcttcaaaatgctgaggaaagatgctgcaacaagttggactgaagaatgccaaaaggccttcgacaaaatcaaggaatatttatccaaaccgccCATTCTGGACCCACCTGAACCAGGAAGACCACTGCTGCTTTATTTGTCTATACTGGATGGAGCTTTCGGTTGCGTTTTGGGAaaacatgatgaaactggaagaaaggagcagacaatatactatctgagcaagaaattcacaccctacgaagcctGGTACTCTTTGCTGGAACGCACATGCTGTGCTTTAAcatggatagctcagaagttTGCATTACttctgtgcatacactacatatctcatatcgaggATGGATCCACTGaaatatatctttcagaagcccatgcctacgg agcagcaaacttcaaaggagtaggtatcaGAGCTGTTTTGGTATCAGAAACCGACCACCACTATCCGGTATCtacaaaactcaggtttccatgcaccaacaatatggcagaatatgaggcttgcatcttgggactcaggttggccattgacatgaatgttcaggagCTATTGGTAATTGGAGATTCTGATTTGTTGGTGCATCAG atcaagcataagaattccacagcatacaggctGCAAATGAACGGAgctgtagaagccgccaacaaaaacatcaagaagatactaaggaaaaTGGTAGATAACTACAAACAATGGCACAAGAAGTTGCTATTTGCTCTACTCGGGTATCGTACCGCaattcgcacatcaactggggaaaCTCCCTACCTATTGGTTTACGGTACTAAATCGGTTATTCCTGCCGAGGTAGAAgtcccttctttaagaattatacaagagaCTGAGTTCAGCGATGAAGAATGGGTACAAAGCCGCTACGAACAACTAGAtctcattgatggtaaaagaatgaatgcggtgtgtcacggtcaactctatcaTAACAGGATGGCAAGAGccttcaacaaaagggtcagacCGAGGCAATTTACACCGAGGTAA